CGAGCGCTTCTCCGCCGCATGGTACAGCTCGGATATGCCTTGATCCATCGGCACCCTTATTTCCGTGCATTTAACCGATGCAATGTGCCCTTCCGCTTCGACCGTTTTCCATTGCAGCTCGAACTGTTTTGGCCCAATCAGAGAAAAAACATCCTCTTCGCAGCCGTCTTCCCGGACCAGCGTAGCCGTCAATCCAAGCCTTCTGGTCGCTTGGATATTGGCTGTCATGCGGAAAACCGGCGCAGGCAGTAGATGCACTTCGTCGTATATAATGAGCCCCCAGTCGCGCTCGGAGAACAGCTTCATGTGATGAAACGAATCTTTTTTCGACTTCCGGTGGGTAAGAATTTGATAAGTTGCGATCGTTACGGGACGGACCTCCTTCGAGGCGCCCGTATATTCCCCGACTTCCGCCGGCTGAAGGGTTGTCTTGTCCAGCAGTTCTTCCTTCCATTGCTGTACGCTGGTTGCGTTGGAGGTGAGAATAAGCGTAGCGCTATTCAGCCTAGCCAATGCCGCGATGCCAACGATGGTTTTGCCCGCTCCGCATGGCAGTACAATAACGCCGCTGCCACCTTGAATCGTCCCCTCTTTATAAAAAAGATCAACCGCCTCCCGCTGATAGTCCCTCAATTCGAAGGATCTGCCGCTCATCGTTAACGGTCTAAGCGCCACGGATAAAGCTTCCCCCGTATGATAGCCAGCCAAATCGATAACAGGGAACCCGAGGCGGATTAATTCCTGTTTAAGCTGACCCCTGTATTCCGGATAAACCTCCCATGAGCCATCGCTTCCGCGTTCCTTCAGACATTCCAGAATGGTCGGATGCCCCGCGAGCTCTTCCAGCAAAGAATCGTCCCCGTACAACAGGAGCTGGCACTCGTTAATTTCCAGCCGAAGCTTGCCGTACCGCTCCATTAGCATACGGATATTCGTCTCCAATACTCCCGGCAGGCCGTATCTGGCATAATTTCTTAGGGATTCGATAACCGTTGCCGCATCCATGCCGGTAGAAGCCGCATTCCACAAAGATAAAGAGGACATTTTATAAGTATGCCAATTTCCCGGACGTTTCACGAGCTCAGCGAACAAGATTAGCATCCTGCGCGCTTCCTCCGATAAAGGATGCTCATAATCGAGCAGCACCGTCATATCCGATTGAATAATTAACGGTCCATCCTGTCGTTCCAACATATGATCTCCTCCAACGTTCTTAGCGGTAAGCATTCACCTCCCAGTATGCAAAAATATCCAGCATTTTATACGAAAAACGGGATTCTCCCAAGGCATTCGCCCCGGAAGAATCCCGTTATTTCATCTAATGCACATGCTCCGATATTTCATTAAGCACCGCGCCGGCCTCGTGAATGAAGGCATCCCGGACAGCCAGATCGCCAATCGCGACAACTCCGATCAACTGCCCGTTTTCCACGACAGGAAGACGGCGAATTTTATGCTTGGCCATCAGACCTGCCGCTTCATCCATGGTTGTACCCGGTTCAATGGTCAGTAAATCGGTTGTCATTACCTTCTCAACGGCTGTGGAGCCGGAATGCTTATCCGCATAACCGCGGACGACAAGATCCCGGTCCGTTACGGCGCCAATCAGCTTTGAACCTTCTACGATAGGTATAAATCCAATGTCATGCTTCTTCATTAAGACGGCAAGCTCATATACGTTATCCAGTAAAGTTGCCGTAATGCACGGCGAGGACATAACCTCTTTGATCGTTTTACGCAAGGCGGACAAACCTCCTAATCGGAATATCTTCCATTAGGATATCCAGCCAGAAGTATTGTCATCCTGCCGCAAAATCTTCCGCCATTTGAATAAGCAGCTGGGCGGAATGCACCATGGCACGCTCATCGATATCAAAACGCGGATGGTGATGGGCAAATACAACCCCCGTCTCCTCATTCCCGGCCCCAACAAACATAAAGCACCCCGGTACCTTCTCCAAATAATACGAGAAATCCTCTGCGACCATCATCGCTTCGGAACGAAGGGTATTCTCGGTACCAAACAGCTCGCCGGATACCCGGAAGAAACGGTCCGCTTCCTGCTCGTCGTTGATGACGGGCGGATACCCGATACGCATATGGTAGTCGTATTTCGCTCCGTACATGCTGCAGGTATGGTTGATCAACTGCTCAAGCCTGTCATGCGTAAGCTTTCGGGATTCCTCGTCGAATGTACGGACCGTCCCTTTCATCGCGCAGCGCTCCGCAATGACGTTATTGGTCGTTCCGGCCTGGAAGGAGCCGATTGTAACTACCGCGGGCTTCAACGGATCA
This region of Paenibacillus sp. JDR-2 genomic DNA includes:
- a CDS encoding CBS domain-containing protein produces the protein MRKTIKEVMSSPCITATLLDNVYELAVLMKKHDIGFIPIVEGSKLIGAVTDRDLVVRGYADKHSGSTAVEKVMTTDLLTIEPGTTMDEAAGLMAKHKIRRLPVVENGQLIGVVAIGDLAVRDAFIHEAGAVLNEISEHVH
- a CDS encoding DNA repair helicase XPB, with product MLERQDGPLIIQSDMTVLLDYEHPLSEEARRMLILFAELVKRPGNWHTYKMSSLSLWNAASTGMDAATVIESLRNYARYGLPGVLETNIRMLMERYGKLRLEINECQLLLYGDDSLLEELAGHPTILECLKERGSDGSWEVYPEYRGQLKQELIRLGFPVIDLAGYHTGEALSVALRPLTMSGRSFELRDYQREAVDLFYKEGTIQGGSGVIVLPCGAGKTIVGIAALARLNSATLILTSNATSVQQWKEELLDKTTLQPAEVGEYTGASKEVRPVTIATYQILTHRKSKKDSFHHMKLFSERDWGLIIYDEVHLLPAPVFRMTANIQATRRLGLTATLVREDGCEEDVFSLIGPKQFELQWKTVEAEGHIASVKCTEIRVPMDQGISELYHAAEKRSRLRLAAENPGKVPVVRQLLERHEGTPTLIIGQYLDQLHSIADSLEVPVITGELPQNERQSLYEQFKSGGVPVLAVSKVANFAVDLPDAAVAIQISGSYGSRQEEAQRIGRILRPKEGRNEAWFYTIVTDDTSETEYAARRQMFLLEQGYQYELEKH